In one window of Pieris brassicae chromosome 10, ilPieBrab1.1, whole genome shotgun sequence DNA:
- the LOC123715802 gene encoding protein yellow-like, with the protein MSRRYQNRMCGQLLSQYDPHLLDIYKAEMGYGVERFFLLSYCLACCWPGLVAKTGLRIVRQWAELDFVFPSEAVQQIAVERQYYIKGNSVPLDVEVQHQKGPAKSRIFITIPRFDMGRPMTFGTVEDDSRIRAYPDYSWHDNQGLNCDGMTSVFRVAIDKCQRLWVMDSGKIGDAQVCPPQLLAFNLHTDQLIYRHRVNASSYVASSLFITPVVDIKGHDPNDCSGTFVYVADVSGFGILVVDVDRDRSWRVSHRHFFPYPSQGSFSIDGETFDLMDGVFGLALSPRLSDGYRFLYFHALASVKENVVRTSVLQNDSFIHDPNADPNSVSVFPEERPNQSAAEAMNKDGILFFGLMEPPGIWCWNSATEYSTRNFHQIAINRETLQFASGVKIVNNIKGEEELWVLTSSFQRVMTGTLSSDRINFRIHAEKVPNLLQNSPCVMTPKDRAVGHHANLITPDKPRHFYKYGAVAFL; encoded by the exons ATGTCTCGGAGATACCAAAACAGGATGTGCGGTCAGCTTTTGAGTCAATAtg ATCCCCACCTTCTAGACATTTATAAGGCTGAAATGGGTTACGGCGTAGAGCGTTTCTTCCTCCTGTCTTACTGCTTGGCCTGTTGCTGGCCAGGTCTTGTTGCCAAGACAGGACTTAGGATAGTAAGACAATGGGCGGAATTGGACTTTGTATTTCCCAGTGAAGCTGTACAGCAGATTGCAGTGGAAAGacagtattatataaaaggaaACTCCGTTCCATTAGACGTTGAAGTTCAGCATCAGAAag GTCCAGCAAAGTCCAGAATATTCATAACTATACCTCGTTTCGATATGGGACGTCCAATGACGTTCGGTACTGTTGAGGATGATAGCCGCATTCGTGCCTATCCTGACTACTCTTGGCACGACAATCAGGGCCTCAACTGTGATGGAATGACTTCTGTTTTTCGTGTCGCT aTAGATAAATGCCAGCGACTGTGGGTAATGGACTCCGGGAAGATAGGGGACGCGCAGGTTTGTCCACCTCAACTCCTTGCATTCAACCTCCATACTGACCAGCTGATATATCGTCACCGTGTAAATGCGTCAAGCTATGTTGCCTCATCTCTATTCATAACACCT GTTGTGGACATAAAGGGGCACGATCCAAATGACTGTTCTGGCACATTTGTGTACGTGGCCGACGTGTCTGGCTTCGGAATTCTGGTCGTTGATGTTGACAGAGACCGATCGTGGAGAGTCTCACATCGTCACTTTTTCCCTTATCCATCGCAAGGATCGTTCAGTATTGACG GTGAGACCTTTGACTTGATGGATGGGGTATTTGGCTTGGCGTTATCCCCTCGTCTATCAGATGGATATAGATTCCTTTACTTCCACGCGCTTGCGTCGGTAAAAGAAAATGTCGTGCGGACCAGTGTCCTTCAGAACGATTCCTTCATCCATGATCCAAACGCTGACCCAAACTCTGTTAGc GTATTTCCAGAAGAAAGACCAAATCAATCAGCAGCTGAAGCCATGAATAAGGATGGCATTTTGTTCTTTGGTTTAATGGAACCTCCGGGCATATGGTGCTGGAATTCAGCAACAGAATACTCAACGAGAAATTTCCATCAAATCGCCATCAATAGAGAGACATTACAGTTTGCAAGTGGTGTTAAAATCGTGAATAATATCAAAGGGGAAGAAGAGCTTTGGGTATTAACCTCAAGCTTCCAAAGAGTCATGACCGGAACATTAAGTTCTGATAGAATTAACTTCAGAATACACGCTGAGAAGGTCccaaatttattacagaacTCTCCATGTGTGATGACCCCAAAGGACCGGGCGGTGGGGCATCATGCCAATCTGATCACACCAGACAAACCCAGACATTTTTACAAGTATGGGGCTGTAGCATTTCTTTAG
- the LOC123715805 gene encoding ATP synthase subunit O, mitochondrial-like isoform X2, with protein MQYSSFCFPLFRNMCIVAKSTQPPISIFGRYVSALYSAALQMKQMEQVEKHLQTLQKELVKPKIIDFIESSMISAGDKAKLLKDVGEKAGMPPAAINFLVVVAENGRLKMLRRMITLFSTVMVAHRNEALCEVITAKPLDESTRKTLMEALKKFVKGKNITLTEKVDSSIIGGLIVGIEDKHIDMSISRKVQMYTDIIKQSV; from the exons ATGCAATACTCTTCATTTTGTTTTCCGCTCTTTAGAAATATGTGTATAGTGGCGAAATCAACACAGCCTCCGATATCAATTTTCG GACGCTATGTAAGTGCGCTTTACAGTGCAGCATTACAAATGAAACAAATGGAGCAAGTAGAAAAACATTTGCAAACCTTGCAAAAAGAACTGGTGAAGCCAAAgataatagattttattgaatCTAGTATGATTTCTGCAGGTGACAAAGCGAAGTTATTGAAAGATGTTGGAGAAAAAGCAG GTATGCCTCCCGCGGCTATTAATTTCTTAGTTGTCGTCGCCGAGAACGGGCGTCTGAAAATGCTTAGACGAatgataacattattttctacGGTCATGGTGGCACATCGCAATGAAGCGCTATGTGAAGTGATCACTGCTAAGCCCCTAGACGAATCGACACGCAAAACTTTGATGGAAGCTCTGAAGAAATTTGTAAAGGGCAAGAATATTACACTAACGGAAAAAGTTGATTCTTCAATCATTGGCGGCTTGATTGTCGGCATAGAAGATAAACACATTGACATGAGCATCTCAAGAAAGGTGCAAATGTATacagatattataaaacagtctgtttaa
- the LOC123715805 gene encoding ATP synthase subunit O, mitochondrial-like isoform X1 produces MQYSSFCFPLFRNMCIVAKSTQPPISIFGIEGRYVSALYSAALQMKQMEQVEKHLQTLQKELVKPKIIDFIESSMISAGDKAKLLKDVGEKAGMPPAAINFLVVVAENGRLKMLRRMITLFSTVMVAHRNEALCEVITAKPLDESTRKTLMEALKKFVKGKNITLTEKVDSSIIGGLIVGIEDKHIDMSISRKVQMYTDIIKQSV; encoded by the exons ATGCAATACTCTTCATTTTGTTTTCCGCTCTTTAGAAATATGTGTATAGTGGCGAAATCAACACAGCCTCCGATATCAATTTTCG GTATTGAAGGACGCTATGTAAGTGCGCTTTACAGTGCAGCATTACAAATGAAACAAATGGAGCAAGTAGAAAAACATTTGCAAACCTTGCAAAAAGAACTGGTGAAGCCAAAgataatagattttattgaatCTAGTATGATTTCTGCAGGTGACAAAGCGAAGTTATTGAAAGATGTTGGAGAAAAAGCAG GTATGCCTCCCGCGGCTATTAATTTCTTAGTTGTCGTCGCCGAGAACGGGCGTCTGAAAATGCTTAGACGAatgataacattattttctacGGTCATGGTGGCACATCGCAATGAAGCGCTATGTGAAGTGATCACTGCTAAGCCCCTAGACGAATCGACACGCAAAACTTTGATGGAAGCTCTGAAGAAATTTGTAAAGGGCAAGAATATTACACTAACGGAAAAAGTTGATTCTTCAATCATTGGCGGCTTGATTGTCGGCATAGAAGATAAACACATTGACATGAGCATCTCAAGAAAGGTGCAAATGTATacagatattataaaacagtctgtttaa